One Pseudonocardia abyssalis DNA segment encodes these proteins:
- a CDS encoding GNAT family N-acetyltransferase, with protein sequence MPDPARVGSVRRARRADLPALVALLRDDPLGAARESTDPAPYEAAFDAIDADPNQALVCLDDADGPVIGTLQLTVIPGLSRGGRSRGQIEAVRVRADRRGTGAGRLLVEWAVAESRRRGCGLVQLTTDRSRADAHRFYAGLGFVDSHRGFKLAL encoded by the coding sequence GTGCCCGATCCGGCCCGGGTGGGCTCGGTCCGGCGCGCGCGCCGGGCCGACCTCCCCGCGCTGGTGGCCCTGCTGCGCGACGACCCGCTGGGCGCCGCGCGCGAGTCCACCGATCCCGCGCCGTACGAGGCCGCCTTCGACGCGATCGACGCCGACCCGAACCAGGCGCTCGTCTGCCTGGACGACGCCGACGGCCCGGTGATCGGGACCCTGCAGCTGACCGTGATCCCCGGGCTGTCCCGGGGCGGGCGGTCGCGCGGTCAGATCGAGGCGGTGCGCGTGCGTGCCGACCGGCGGGGCACCGGTGCCGGGCGGCTGCTCGTGGAGTGGGCGGTGGCGGAGTCCCGCCGGCGCGGGTGCGGGCTCGTGCAGCTCACGACCGACCGGTCCCGCGCCGACGCCCACCGCTTCTACGCCGGGCTCGGCTTCGTCGACTCGCACCGGGGCTTCAAGCTCGCCCTCTGA
- a CDS encoding putative quinol monooxygenase: protein MILINVKFPVRPEKVDEWLALAESYATAVNAEEGCVFFEWSRGLTDPLDFVTIECFTDADAGGAHTKTQHFADFVEKAPDLVARQPQIIYVDDEQVKGWGPMGEITPR, encoded by the coding sequence ATGATCCTGATCAACGTCAAGTTCCCGGTCCGCCCCGAGAAGGTGGACGAATGGCTGGCACTGGCCGAGTCCTACGCGACCGCGGTCAACGCGGAGGAGGGCTGCGTCTTCTTCGAGTGGTCGCGCGGCCTGACGGACCCGCTCGACTTCGTGACCATCGAGTGCTTCACCGACGCCGACGCCGGCGGTGCACACACGAAGACCCAGCACTTCGCGGACTTCGTCGAGAAGGCCCCCGACCTGGTCGCCCGGCAGCCGCAGATCATCTACGTCGACGACGAGCAGGTGAAGGGCTGGGGCCCGATGGGCGAGATCACGCCCCGCTGA